CCTTATGTACTTAGCTATCGCTACGAGGCCTGCTATCTCTTTTGCTATGAGCAAATTGAGTAGGTTCACGTCAAACCCGGGTATAGATCATTGGCGTGCACTAGAAAGGATATTGCGCTATCTAAAAGGTATGATGAGTTATGGAATACATTATTCATGGCATCCAGTTGTGCTTGAGGGATATTGTGATTCGAACTGGATCTCTGAAGCAGATGCCACAACCGGATATGCCTTCatacttggtggtggtgtagtATCATGGAGATCTTGCAAACAGACCATATTGATGAGGTCAACTATGGAAGCATAGCTTGATGCTTTAGATACAACCACCTTTGAGGCAGAGTGGTTGAGAGATGTTTTGATGAATTTGCCGGTTGTTGAAAAACCAGTGCCGGCTATTCTGATGAACTGTGATAATCAAATGGTTATTACTAAAGTAAATAGTTCAAAGGATAAcgcgaagtcatcaaaacaCATGAGGAGACGTGTGCAGTCTGTCAGGAAATTGAAAACTCCGGAGTCATAACTGTTACATATATTCAAATAGAGAAAAACctggcagatccctttaccAAGGGGCTATCAGGTAATGTGATAGAGAGTGCATCGAGGTAGATGGGGTTGAGACCCATGAATGTTGTGCCATAGTGGTAacccaacctatgtgatcaGAGATCCCGTGAAGTAGGACCTGGGAAATGAAGCTATCGGTATAACATAGAGGAGTATGTTATAACCCTCTATATGTGAAGATGCGCGACTCTCAAATTGCTGTAAGGCTGGTTAGCGACATGACTTAATGTGTTCATTGCGGATATGAGTAGCGAAAGATACTGTCCTACAGAGTATTCTtgaaagaacacacctatatgagttCGACTGTCTAACGTagcagtctatgagatttgggtgatctCTAATAACTCATGAAGAGAGACCATGGAGTATGACGCATATGCTCCACCAGTGGGGTAGACTACTAATAGCCCAGTACTGGTTGACTTTGAGTGAAATCTATTTCACACCAGCTTGCAATTCAAGATTTAGTCCATTGTGAGTATGGATGGATGTAACTTAAAGTTCTAGGCAAAAGTTCAACTTAACAGTCTCTGCTGAAACACTAGTATATAAACAAGTAGTGAGAACAGGTAAATCTCTAAATGGGTATTTGAGATCTGGTGGgggattgttagaatttgtgtTGTGGGCCTGATCAGGCCAAGcccaattttaataaattctgaaaaatctcaaaggcccattcatgaagtgggatgaggggagtgggaagggaatagtcccacattgctagtttagagtgagtgagaccaacatataaggtatgttggttctcacctattgagcaagtgagcaagagaaattcccacgcgcgctcctcctcctcctcctcttctcgcctcgtcacgacgcgcgcgcgcgcgccgcgtttcaGATTTTGTGGAGATGGTTCAGATTTTCTAAACTGAACCGACCTATACTTGtgtgactatatatacagccgcccGTCCCTCTGATCGAAAAAACACAACCGCGCTAGGGTTTTgcctgtctctcgcttttgcgccgtcgtcgtagtctactccatcccgagcgccgacgtgcaccagcgatcgggagagcaggtctccggaacctttcgcctttgcgatcctgtacgggagagggcgaataaggtttttgggaagcgctccgcgGGATTGCTCACTTCCCTGCAGTCACGGGTCGTCTGCCTTCTCGATCCGGCTGGTGCACGacgtgccgccgtcttcttcgtcaacaaATTCGTCAAGCGAACGTAACAGCAACGACTTCTTCTCTCCCGCAGCAATATGTACATTGTGATTCGATctgttgtttagttatgatctgcgagttcatattgttgtttattgGGCTGTTTAATACTTCTAGTATTTTGAAGATGCGTctgctagttgctactgtcgtcatgatctatattctgaaattattttattcTCCAAATTGATTAATTATCCAACAGTTAGTTCGGTGCTGGAAACTGTTCGACGGTCGTGGCAGCAAACTGCGGCGGATCAGTACTTCTCCTGCGTGTGCCAGTTTAACTCTCCCTGCAAGGATCGTTTTTATAGTGTGCGTGTTGTTAGGTACGCCCTGCAAGAAACCGACCTATACCTGTGTTAGCTATTCAGCAGAAAGGCAAGCTGACATGTATTTTGTAGCTACATGCCTACACCCAAACTGTGGCAACACGTCGACTCAATCCTTTGCACGAGATAAGCTCTTCCAGCAGACCAGCAAGTTGCGAGGCTTCACCGTGGAACAACTTCCTAGTTCCTACCGCAGACTTTCTATTCCTGCCGCCATAGCTTTCGCCGGAGATGCTCCCCGGGCATCCAATCCTCCCAGTTCCCCCCCTCTTTCTCGTTCAGTACATTATCGAGGATCCCAACCGCTGACTCCCTTTACGTATCATTTTCGTTGCTGTCGGGTTCATTCCATCTACTTGCCCAGGCGAGTAGCCTCCGAGAGCCGGCTCCCGTCCCGTCCATGTCTTGCCGAGACCGCCTACGAGCAAAAACGCGGTGTTTTCTTCCGATTTGACTCACTTCAGGCCACTTTTGGCACGGGCGATCCGCAACGCGGTCGGCTTGGACACGACCGAGTCCTTCAAGTTTGAGCGATTCTCATTTTGTCACAGTGCCAAGGTAGTGTATAGCTCAACGTCTCTGACTGAGTACTTGGAAATTTGGACGAGTTGACATAAGCACAAAACCCAATTAATACTCGTAgtttactttcttcttctgcacaACAAGTCGGCAGGCACAGACGTTCTGTCCCGTGGTCTCGGCAGCTTATCATTTCGTTGACTCACGAAGATGCAAGGTTGACAATTTTCCTTAGTTTTGTACTGTACTTTTGTTGCTATCAATTAATTTGACGCATTTGACATTTTGACCACTAAATCGAACGCacaacatgcatgcaatgcacaGTACATGCAAACTGTATGTTGCTCTTTTTAGTTCCTGCGCCCACAGCTGGCTACTGGTTGGTCGACAGAACAGTAGTCGTTACAAATTTTCGACTATGtgttctctcttctctccatATACTAGTCtttgttctcttttctttcctatTGGATATACATTACACTCTCTTCTCATTCTTGGTACCAGTGGACAGGTCTTTTACTTCTCCATGCTGCAAGCAATTACATGTCACATCATCAtatctcctctcttctccacATAGTACTAGAAACTGCTTAGTAAGCATTTATTGGAGATAACCTTAGAACGTTATTTGGGTGTAACTGTGAAGCAACATGCACAGATATCAGCGCGTTCTCGCCATTGGCAACAACTTGGCCTTACATGGTCtcagagaaaagaaaacgagcAGCAAAATCATTAAAAAAGTGTATGAACATGTCAAAATAAATCACACAGGTAAGTGACAATGTCCTCTAAGTTCCTCTATAGTTTCAGTGAAAACAGAGTTTCTAAGAAAAAATGGTACTAAAAAACTAACATCTATGAACTAAATTTTCCTGTTTTTTAGCTAAAAGtgtaaaatttattttttatacacTAAATTCCACAAGTACACATTTTCAGAATTTGTtgacattttaaaaaaaaatcagccaaGGGCACGCGGTCCTAGTGGGCATGCGAGTTTCCTGGGGTCTCGTCTATGTCTGTCATACCATTTGTTACACTAGCGGTTAGGGGTGGGCGTAaaaaaccgaaaccgaatTAGCCGAAACCGAATTAACCGATAATAATTTCGGTTGCTGAGTGTGATTAACCGAATTTAATTCGGTGAATTCGGTTATTAACCTCGGTTAACCGAATAAACCAAATTAATGATAAATAGTCGAAAACATACGTCGTTACGCACCTATATCtattttattatatattttgtaTGAAGTGTTTCTGAACTTTGGTGTACATTCAAGGCTACGCGACCTTTGGTTATGTCAAAGTTTCTTTGTTTGAGACTTCAAGCCATATATATGTTGGAAGTTCTGATAAAATTTATGACTCGATGTTGTCTATTTCCCTGTCAGTTCATAAGTTCGGTTATATCGGTTTAAACCGAAACCGATCCGAAACTTATGGTTAACCGAATTCTCGGTTAGCTGAAAAACCGAGCATATTTCGGTTGACATTTCTCGTTAACCGAATTTCTGAAAAACCGAACCGACTTCTCGGTTAAAACCGAACACCCACCCCTACTAGCAGTTCTACAATACTACCACGGCCTCTTGAATATTAGGGGTTCTAAAAATCATGTTACATTTCCCTATCTTTGATTTATATTTATAAAGGTAtattaatttttaattttgtaCAATGATTTTTACAGATTTTTCACGGAAAAGATTGTTTTCACTTGATGCACCGCCTTTCAGATGGTTTTCACTTCTAAACATGGTCTTCAGGAAGTTTGCACATTTTGCAACTTATATGTGGTTTCCACATGATATTTTCCCCATGACTTACAAGTActtatctggtgaaaaccatcTTTATAGTGGGAAGTGGGCGGAAACCATTataaaaatgagaaaaacaaaaaaattgcgTATGTTAGGAAAGTGTTGTTTCAGATGTGTGTAAAATTataagtccaaactcaatctCGTTGTAGCAGTGAAGAAACAAATTCAACACGAATAGTGGTTCTGCACTATTTGACAATATTCACTTGTATATTTCTCTCTTTTATTCCTTCGGAACGTAATTGAGTTTTGACTTTAAATTTTGCGTGTCTGTGGAACATCACATCGCaacatatgattttttttttggaatctatttgaaacttctaaacatgatttttacGAAATTTGCACTGTAAGGATAGTTTTCATCTGATATTTTCTCTATGACTTACATACAGAAATTTGATTTAAATTTCCACCGTAAGGGTGGTGTGCTAATTAGGTGGCTAAGAtttgcaaaaagaaattaaaacaaCTGAAAATTAGCGAAGCTACACGAGTTGATAAAATTGAGCCAAGAATAGATAAGAAAATGTATTGGAGTTTGGTCGGACCCGACCCAATAAGACCAAAGTAGTTCCCAACGAAAAGGGAAGCTGCACCTTTCTCATCTCTCATAGCATGTTAGTTTTGACCGAGGACAGCTTTACTCGATTCTTTATCCGAGTCGAGCCACCGAAGCTAGTACCAAACTCGACCTAAACTCGTAACCAGAATACCAGATACACACCACCTAATCAAGTCCTAAATAATTGCGTCCTTCTAGAGGATTAGGATGGTATATATGCAACTACAGCTCAGAAAGCTTAAAAAAAGTTAGCTTATCAGCCGGTGGTTGTTCCGCTTGCCGCAGCTTTGGGTCGGGCACTCTGCTCTTCAATTCAGGTTCGCGCAGCTTTAGGTGGGGTGGAATTGATAAAGCTGGTTCAGGCAGTATTTACTTGTTGCTCGAACTGAATGTACGTGCTTCAACTTTGTGAGAATCAGGATTAGTTTGTGGTCGTTGAAAGAAAGCAATGGTGGAATAAAAAACAGTACGTTGGTAaagtttattaaaaaaaaatactctttCCAATCCCAGCAGGAATCTAAGCTCATTTCCACCTATCATGCCAAAAAAAGTTAATCAGATAAGAATGGCTCATCTTAATTCCACGCGGAACCCCCAGCGAGCTTCAGTGGAAATTGGAAGCTTCTTGTCTTGCACCGTTTTGAGAAATTCAGTCATGgctttgagaaaaaaaaaaggcgttttttgttgttggatAGTACTTGTAGTACAAAAGGGGGTTTTCGCTCCATGGACCATGATATGCTCTTGCCTGCCAGTCAATGGCCCTCTGTCTTTCCATCCATCCAATCCAGGAGGGTACCAACTTCTACCAATCTTTAGCTCTTAAAAGACGAGCATCCATCCAACCGTAACCGCACCTTGCAGCGACGTCCGCGATCTGATTTAAAATCCTtggcagaagaagaaagtaaacCGTAGCTACCTACCAAAACCGCCCACAAGTATCATCAGTATGGCACTAAACACGGGGGCTCCACCGCCGCAACCGCACCGCACAAACCACCACCCAACCCGACCCACCCGACCCACCCGACCCGTCAAACTCACTACATGCCGCCGAGTCAATGGGGAGGGAGTACCTAGCACGCGCGCCATATATaccgctccgccgcctcggctctgctctgctctgcccGTGTTCAAGAAGAACAAAACAGAGGAGGAGCTGAGCTGATCTGCGCTACTACTAGCTAGGTAGAGCCGGAAAAGGGCCATATGGGGCGGTCGCCGTGCTGCGAGAAGGAGCACACGAATAAGGGGGCGTGGACCAAGGAGGAGGACCAGCGGCTGATCGCGTACATCAGGGCCCACGGGGAAGGGTGCTGGCGGTCGCTGCCCAAGGCGGCCGGCTTGCTCCGCTGCGGCAAGAGCTGCCGCCTCCGCTGGATGAACTACCTCAGGCCCGACCTCAAGCGCGGCAACTTCTCCGACCACGAGGACGAGCTCATCATCCGCCTTCACGGCCTCCTCGGCAACAAGTAAGCAGTTGCTCACCGGATCCACATAATACAACCGTTGCTCGTCTCTCAACTTGCTGACGATCGAGGGGATTAATTGTTCGATTCGATGTTGAACTTGAAGGTGGTCTCTGATCGCGGGGCAGCTGCCGGGCAGGACGGACAACGAGATCAAGAACTACTGGAACACGCACATCAAGCGCAAATTACTCTCCCGCGGCATGAACCCGCGGACGCACCGCCCGCTCACGACGCCCACCACGGCGCCGCTGCAGCCCGCGGCGATGCTCGCCCTCGCGAGGCCGCCGCAGGCCGAGTCTTCCTCCGACGGCGGAAGCAGCGGCACGGGGGAGCCGCCGCGGTGCCCCGACCTCAACCTCGACCTGTCCGTCggcccgccggcggcggacacCGAGTCGACGACGACCTCGCAGGTCTGCCTCTGCTACCACCTCGGcttccgcggcggcgaggcgtgCAGCTGCCGCCTGCATCAGGCCGATGACGACACCTCATCGGGGTTTAGATATTTCAGGCCCTTGGAACAAGGCCAGTACATATGAGACGACGATGACATGGCCAAagactctctctctcccacaGCAATTTGTAAGACGGGGAATTTTTTTCCAGTGGAGTAAAAGAAATCTAATCTGTTCATATATCGTCTTTTCCCTTCGCCCGAAATTCATGTTCCATTTCTATTATTGGTTGGTGCTATTCGGTTAAAGGAAGGGATAATGTGAGTACGTGACAAAGGTTGGTGTGGAGAGGGTATTATTGTTTCTGGCATCCGATTCTGGCGTTCCTTTCAGTTTTGGTCATGTGGATATTGTGCAAAGACCGTCATgtggtgtgttttttggttgGTACTGCTAGTCTATGTTTGCACTCCACGAATTCTTGGAGCTATTTCAAATAGCAGGTAGTTAGGCACTGTGCAGAGGAACTCGTATGGGCAAACTATCCTATAAGGTTCTATTTCCAGGTTTGGTACCGTTGAAACCGCGTcatctcttttttgttttcacaGAAGAGTAAGCAAAATGTCAGTAGGTGAGGGAATCATCCGACATCTTTCAGTGTGAGCAGATGAGTGGTGAAAGCAGCtggcaaggaggaagaaggggaagggggagaaggaagaaagagaagaaggaaaacaagGGAAAGGATGCATCCGACCCCAACAACGATGGTCGCCGGGAGGTTGATGGCGCTAGCAGGTAATGAGCTCTTCCCTGAGCTTAAGAGAAAGGCTTCATCAGGACGCAACGATGCCCTGGCTTGACGCCCGTCAGATCGAGGATGAAGTGTGTGAAGATGGGGATGGCAGCGATGCAGCATCAAGTTCAAGAGGGGGTGGGGTGTGTggacgagagagagagaggcctGTGAGTAAGGAAACAGGGTGCGGACAATGTGCCCTGGTCTTACTGTGTTTGCAAATAAACTTCTTTCCGAGAGGTGCAAATGGATTTTCTATAAGAATTCAAACAAATCATTTCATAGAATTTAGTGTGCAAGCTAGTAAGAGattgttttcaaaacaagttcaccaaatctGATTTTGTATGTAGTGGAGGTGAGTGAGAAATTGAGTAAGCATTTGTCCTGCGTTTAGTAGGCTGTGATCGGATTTAAGGCCATGCTATAGGCTATGGCTcgtcttttttgtttcactTTGCTAGGCTCCAAAATTTGCCAAATTCTGCATCTTGTTCAACCACACACACTTGCGTGTTCAAAGTTCTCAAGTCGCACATTTCTTCTATTGTGTGCCAAATATATAAGTGTGGTTATCAAGCCTTGTCCTTTACATTTcccgcaaaagaaaaggaacaacCCTAGGTGTCGGTTGTTTGACATTTTCATCTCATTCATCATCTTCCTTACCATCCAATCTATTTAAAAAGTTAAATCTCGTCAATCCAACCGCTACAACGTCAAACTCTTGTATGTGATATTTTCTTGAACTTTTGTAATATCCTTACAATATCAATCTATTAAAAATGCACAAAAACCTTCCAACGTCGTAGGAGCCATGCCCATGCAAAACATTGTGCCTATGCAATCAATGGCGGATCCACCAATATGGCAAGCTATGGCTTGAGCCACACCTAAACACATTTTGCATAGTATGTATGTGTATTTGTGTATACATTAATCAATTTAGATAGTATTTGTTGATTCTGCTACAcctgatttttctttctacGTCCGCTACTGTATGCAATAAAACCGCAGTTCTTGCAAcgacaaataaaatataggCAGCAAGATTGATTGCACCATGAAAACAACCCCTTGTAGCACACTTAGAATTGTTGCAAGGTACTGCTCATGTGTGCAGCAAATGAAAGACATGTTTGCAGCGTGCTAAAACAACTGATGCGACATCTAAAATATCTGGATAAACTGACCTCCCATCATCAATACTGAAGGTGTGGACTATCGCTGGTTTGAATTTGAGCCCCAACGGCAGATGGAAAACTAGTTGATCGGTCGATTTGGATTGTTTCCCAGAAAAACGTTAGCCTTCACAAATGACATCCGAATATACTCACTTCACGTCATAAACTGAACAGGAATGCGaaggttccttgtggtggaaccagcccactCAGGTTCAAGTCTCAGACTTGATATGGGTGCTCGCATTTCACTAGATTTATTCCAGAATTTAACCAGCGTTGTACTTTCagtgggagtgacgtaccCATCAACTACGAGTCATCTGTAGTGATTTCGTCAATTTCAAGATGATCTGTCGGTGGCCCAGTCTCTCGAAGGTGCTCATAGAGATAAGGTATGCGTGCATATGTTCATAGGTGTGATGTGAGTGATTGTGTCGAACtgtgttttctaaaaaaaactgaacagGAACAGTAATCCAAGCCACCAAG
The Brachypodium distachyon strain Bd21 chromosome 2, Brachypodium_distachyon_v3.0, whole genome shotgun sequence genome window above contains:
- the LOC100842957 gene encoding myb-related protein Zm38 encodes the protein MGRSPCCEKEHTNKGAWTKEEDQRLIAYIRAHGEGCWRSLPKAAGLLRCGKSCRLRWMNYLRPDLKRGNFSDHEDELIIRLHGLLGNKWSLIAGQLPGRTDNEIKNYWNTHIKRKLLSRGMNPRTHRPLTTPTTAPLQPAAMLALARPPQAESSSDGGSSGTGEPPRCPDLNLDLSVGPPAADTESTTTSQVCLCYHLGFRGGEACSCRLHQADDDTSSGFRYFRPLEQGQYI